The Stigmatopora argus isolate UIUO_Sarg chromosome 6, RoL_Sarg_1.0, whole genome shotgun sequence region TGTTAAGTCAGACTACAGTAAGTTTTTtgactggtctacattaaccacaatattcaagggattattttgtatagcaagggtgtcaaactcaggttggttcacaggcctcattaacgtcaactcaatttcatgtgggtcggaccattttagatataatatttagatttttttatcagattaaaagaactggatcaaaagccctaattattcagttttttatagatccaaaacaatgtttatttgagctttttcttagtaaggtaaaacgtcttttaataatttgtttctcatttcaaaaggaaactaaatatttttaaatgatcgtcaataaagtgaaaaactgaaaatattaataatatatatttatttttagatttcacaaaatgcgttttgaactaaaaacactaagggattaaaaattgcaattattgatttaaaaaaggggaaaaaaaatcaggaaatctaatatactacatctataatcttcatttgaatttgatcctaaaacagaaagtcggcactcacgatttactttctcgggccgcacaaaatgatccggcgggccagatttggcccccgggccaccactttgacacctgggcTGTATAGTTTACTTCAAGATTTTCTGTTTCTAAATTCATGTccttgtatattaaaaaaaatgagatagtGGTGGTGGTATTACTTTTCACTAGTGGCCTTCACGTGACGAATGTTGGAAAATAAAGTATGGTGCTCCAGTCGGGAAATGGTGCACTTGAGGGCCTGCGATGAGCTAAAGTGATCCACAGCGATGCCCAGGCTTCTCAGGTAAGATGCTTCGGAGCCAATCAACTCAAACATGGACTGCAGACAGAAAGAAAAGTGCATTCAAATAAAAGTGGGAccttaaaatggttaaatttgGCACACACAAAATCTCTATAACAAGGCATTatccttaaaaaatgtattttaattgttGCAATAATTTACTCCCTAAATATGTACCAAATTGGTTCTTattgggaattaaaaaaaattgaattcatttaaaaactaagtaaatttcacaatttaatgagcattcattaatttttcattttgaaaactaccatattttcttgcatttaagccatatttgtgacaaaaaaaaaaaaagactgaagagtacggcttatatgcgcacaatacTTGCTACTCTTTCACCactagatgtcggcaaagtaacctttactatttgttggttattttctgttttgcagtaagaaaacaaccattactggatgaactaattccttatgataatgaccctaataatgttcttttgattcatacagtatctcgtAAATAcatatgatgatttttcttaaaatgagtaaaatatggctatattcctaaataatatttcaattgtatgaggttattattgatttttttttatgtgtcgcagctgcagTAGagcttttatagccataaaatagtttttgctgaaggcgtcactaggaaattcacggaccgccactgattaatACGGTATCAGGTACATTTATTGTACAACACTTTCAAATTTTCCTCTGCACAAGAAGATGTCCAACATTTTAGTTTGGGAGTTTTAAGCCCATAAAAAATTAACTCCACACTGGAAGACCAGATtcaagaaattgaaaaaaaacacatcaaacCTCCTGAAGTCGGATCTGTTGGGCAGTCAGGCCGCCAAGCAGACCAGCGGCCTTCACCTCATCCAGTTCTTGCCAAAGGGTGCAGTGGGACACACTGATAACAGGGCGTTCTGGCGACGAGGGCGAGGTCTCCTGAGGTGCGCAAAGGGGACGGAGACGGCATTGCAGAGACTCCAGGTACTGGGGGGTGATCAGCTCGGATAAGGAGGTCTTCAGGCTAAGTTTTTGGAGGTCATCTCTGACCGACTGCACGCAGTAGTCCTGGTACAGCGGAACTGCAAAATGGAAATGACCAGAAGCTTCAATTATCGACTATTTatccaaaaaaagacaacaacaacaacaaaaacaagcagTCAGTGGATACTTACAGATGTTAATGTACTTTGACTGAAAGGTAACACTGTggtcttcctccccctcttcatCCTCAACGGGATCCTCAGGCCTGTAATGGAAATTTAGTTAATATTCAATACCAATTatgtttaatttcatttctttaaaagccttactcttcATTTGTGGTATCCACTGATGAAGACAACGTGGTTTCTTCATTGCCAGGAGACGAATCATGCAACTTGGGCACAAAGCTCATTTTTCCAAAAGTCCACACTCCCGCCGCAGCAACTGACTTGATGATCGATGACATGTCTAAAAGAGGGCTTTAAGAcaagaatttaatttttttaatacactatTCACTTAACCAACGTCCCCAATATGTTAGGAAATTCAGAAGGCCCattctgtgaaaaaaaatcatttttaaggaCAACTCTTGAAACCTAAACATGATTTTCTTTCACCATTATAAACCTGAACTGTTTAGTCCAGTTTACTTAGTATTTTGGTTGGCTGGGGCCTTACATGAATTTGTATCTCAACTCAATCCAACGTCAAAAGCCAGCTCTGAAAGTATTAGACGGAAAACcaaaaaacgcaccaccactgtcagatatgttaaaaaaaaatacaaacccccaaaatggaacaatactattaaatatgcagatgccaccttagtttacaaaatattccaacacaaagctcctcctccctTGCAATAtttagtgcaaaaaaaaaaatcaacacattaacaagggctggctctagaggtgactgtgtagttccccttaaaaaaaagtactaaattagccaaagcaccttctgtCTTCATAACCTGGAACTTAATACCAATTAGTATACGTGAactgtctctgaacctcttggccaatcatcttaaagcctggctgatagacaaaaaaaattccaatcacaacactgtctaaaactgtgccaagtgtgtctagtatgtgtcatcgtttatcttcaacctacacaagagaCTAAAGTTGGAAAATAGCCCTCGGCTAatcatacatatttacatatatttgttcattaacatgaatatagatGTGTTTTTTAATACGGCTGTTCCCTGTTAAATAGATATaatgaaatcattaaaaaaacaaaactgtagcCCTCACTTGTTAGCCTGGCTCGGTTGTGGCAGGTCACTTCCAGGTTCTTCCGCGTTCAAGTCCAACGAGCGAGGCCCTTCGGCGGTCGCCATATCGGGGCAATCGAGGATACTCCTTTCGTGACGGGGGTCTTCAAAGTAGGCGAGCAGTTTGGCAAAGACTTCAGCGCCACCGCAGCTCCTGATGCTGCAAGTACGAGAGCTGCCGAATTCAGCCATTTTGTCCAAATTAAACTGCCAAAGTCCTAATTAAAAGGCAAGAGTTAATCAGCAAACATACAGCAGGTGTGTTAAGCCCCACCCCCTTTTGAAAATCCTTTACAaggcaattatttttgtttgtcatttaaaaataacccactttatatatatatatatatatatatatatatacacacacatatagacacacacacacacatatacgtatatatacacacatataatatacatatatatatatacatatatatatatatatatacacataaatattgaaatatttataaaatgaataaaaccagAATGACACTATGAACCCAAATAAGTAAAATTTGAGCCCTTTTAAGGATTTTGAGCTGAAAATTTTAACTCATTTCATacattaaaagtctaaaaaaaatactatagtcaTGTTTTAAGTAATCATTATCGCACGCATTGTACAAATATGAATCCCATTTTATTCTGCCATTTAAAATCTCATAAAAGAAACGagtaaataaatcataaaaattATTGTCTGCCAGATGACCAGGATAAAGCCATGTGATACAAGATAACGGATCATTTTTAAGCcattttcacagaaaaaaagtgaaaataaaaccaaaaaaagtaGACACACCCACCTTGATTTCACAATCATGAATAAATGGCGAACATACGTACAACCAAAAATCACCCACCTGAAATTGGATTATTCTGTCCGATGTTTTCTCActcatttttgattttttttttggtacataATTGTAAACTCGTTCAATTTTCAGAATTGTGGCAAATTTTAGAGAGAATCAATCTATTGATACTCTGTCAATTGTAACTCTTGATAAACatacattagaaaaaaataacaatggccAAGTTATAACTAACTATGACAGTACGGCGTCGGATgaccatgaaaaaaacatttaatataaaAGCAGGCTAAACACACTGAAATTCTTGcccaatttgatcatttttccgATCAAAATCAGATAAAGAAAGGTggaccttgtggacttcctttgtgtggctccagttttttttacctagttctacaatgtcttctgtgtcttctgtctgttttgctactgcaaccaagatattttccgaatacgggatgaaataaacttctaatctaatccaagAAAGAGTGATTGTTTCATTTTAAGACTCGGAAATACTCAGGGTTGACATTTGTAAAGACAGGTAGCATACTTTAGTGCTAAAATCAGGccaaatttgaacatttttgttttcgatcaaagaagaaaatgtcctATTGTTAGCTCTCTTACCATTGCGCTGCCTCATAGTTTTGTGTTACGATGCTTGACCAATCAACTGCTTTTAAATATCTTGTCATGTGGTATCTCACCCTGGAAAAATCAGCATGGGCTTAAAAATCAGTGTATTTTTCCTGCGTGCGAAAAACAAAGAGCAAATGATATTTAACGGTTTAACAGTAAATGATATGTTGGGTGACCAGAAATGTCAATCAATCGATTTTGCAGTAGGAAAAACCCCTAAAATTAACGAGATGGACTCTGGTTCGAGACTTGGGCCTTCACGTATTcgccatgttaaaaaaaacgaaacaaaaaagatgatcAGTACTGTGTGACAGCATATCCGTGTTAAGACACGTTCCCTGCAAGCGGCACGAGACGTCTGGATCGAGACCGAAATCGTTATAGGGGACAAGACCTTGCTGGGGGCGGGGCTTAGAGTCTTTAGTTGGGCACGGTGATGCCGCGGGCCAGGAGTGCCAGCAGGGCCAGCTCCACCACCCCGTGCGCCTGCTCCAGAGCCTCTGCGGCATCACGGGCAGAAAAACCTGCAGCCTGGATTCTCTGGATGTGTTCCGCCGGAAAGGGGACCGGTTGAGGGGTCTCGGCGGGGGTGCCGGGGACTTGGCTGTCTGGGGTTTGTCTGTGCGCACCCTCAGGGGGTTCCACAGCGTCCCCGACAAGGTCCGGAGGAATGGCCGACTCCGGGTTGTAAATGCTAGGGTCTCTGGGTTCAGTCGGGGGTTCTGGTTGAGGTACTAACTCGGGAGGATGAATGTTGGGGTCTTCGTTTTTTTCCGGCTCTGTCGTAGAGTCTTCTGCTTTTCCTCCCGAGGGTCTGTCGAACGTGGCGGCGAGTTTGGCTTTGGCATCACTAGGATCTGCTCCgggggtcgtgggggtgccgcAGTTGTTGGAGAGCAGCAGTTCGTGGAGCTCCAAGAGAGCGGCGGCCAAGGAAGGGATGCTGTCGGAGCCCTCCGGCTTATCCCCGATCGAGGGGTCCATTTCGACGGAGTCCGACGGATCAGTCGCCTCTTCTTCCATGGGCTGACTGTTTTCTAGTTCTGAAGGGGTTACGGTAGGGTTGTTCTCTACCTCCGATGGTTCTGTAGTCTCACCTTGG contains the following coding sequences:
- the LOC144075826 gene encoding rho guanine nucleotide exchange factor 5-like produces the protein MAEFGSSRTCSIRSCGGAEVFAKLLAYFEDPRHERSILDCPDMATAEGPRSLDLNAEEPGSDLPQPSQANNPLLDMSSIIKSVAAAGVWTFGKMSFVPKLHDSSPGNEETTLSSSVDTTNEEPEDPVEDEEGEEDHSVTFQSKYINIFPLYQDYCVQSVRDDLQKLSLKTSLSELITPQYLESLQCRLRPLCAPQETSPSSPERPVISVSHCTLWQELDEVKAAGLLGGLTAQQIRLQESMFELIGSEASYLRSLGIAVDHFSSSQALKCTISRLEHHTLFSNIRHVKATSEKFLMDLERRLTQNLFMSQLGDVVLDHCPAFRARYVPYVTNMMYQEALISQLLQQNRGFVSSLKQLEGEPVCQRQSLKSFLVLPFQRITRVKLILETILKLTEPDSDEQLLLQKAKEAIHEIVIECNDGVKKMKVIEQLVSLEVMLDFGKFKALPLVISGRFLVHEGPLSLLTVDSGPNPRTSLTDVQLHLFNDLLILSSKKEDRFLVEDHAVFPTYVHAAPLKTKTLGLPPDSFLLHFSRSGTGHPTAMILVAHSRSDKEEWMRVLKCGD